In the bacterium genome, GGTTAATAATAAAGCGCTAGCCTAGTCATACTTACGCACTTTTGATTGGCACTATGTGTATTCTAAAATAGATAGCGTCCCGGATATTTACGTTACCTGTTTTCGCCGAGGGATGATGCGGAGTGCACCACACGGCCTTTTTTGATGACGTGCGCGACATGATTTTGTCCGAAATTATAAGGGATGTACCTATACCCCGGTACATCAAACAAAACCATATCCGCTTGCATACCCACGGCGATATTTCCGATATGTGCTTTATCCAGCGCACGCGCGGCATGCAGCGTCACGCCTTTGATCGCTTCGTCCGGCGTCATGCGCATTTGGGTGCAGGCGATGGACATGATGAGCTGTAGATTTTGCGTCGGACAAGAACCCGGATTAAAATCCGTAGCTAAAGCAACCGGGATGCCCATGTCGATCATTTTACGGGCCGGCGGATATTGCATACGCAGGTAAAATGAACAGCCGGGTAATAAACCGGCGACGACATTGGATTCGGCCAGTGCCGCAAGCCCTTTATCGGAAATGGTTTCAAGATGATCGGCGGAAATAGCGCCCATCTCCGCGCATAATTCGGCGCCTCCGGTATTGGTCAATTGATCCGCATGCAACTTTAACTTCATCCCGTATTTTTTGGCCGTTTCAAAAATGTGACGCGTTTCATCCGGTGTAAATACGTTGGTCTCGCAAAACGCATCACAGAATTCGGCCAGTCGGTGTTCCGTTACCATGGGAATCATGGTTTCGCAAACCAAACGAATATATGCTTCGCGTTGCTGGCTGTATTCCGGAGGAATGGTGTGCGCGCCGAGGAAAGTGGCGCAAATCTCAAGCGGTGTGTGTTGCCGCACATCGCGAATGGTTTCGAGTATTTTGATTTCCGCTTCGACCGACAAACCGTACCCGCTTTTCATTTCCATCGTGGTGATGCCGAGTCCCAATGCCGACTGACAACGTCGGATACCGAGTTGCAGTAGTTCCTCTTTGGATGCCGCGCGGGTTTTGTGCATTGTACTTTTGATGCCGCCGCCTTTAGCCGCGATGTCTTGGTAGGTGGCACCGCGCAGTTTCATTTCAAATTCGTCTTCGCGGGAGCCGCCGAAAATCGTATGCGTGTGCGAATCAATCAATCCCGGAAGCGCGACATACGATGCGCCGTCTAAAATCGTTGCATGGGCCGGCGCTGAAGTGGTCCCGGTGGGAGTAATGTCTGCGATCATTCCGTTTTCGATACGTATGTCTACCGTGTTGGCTGTGCGGAACAAGTCTTTTTCAAAAAAAACGACTTCTTTGATGTTTTGGATAAAAAGCGTCATGGGTGTATTTTTTTGCAAGTGAAATAATCGTGCAATGGTAATAAAAACACACCGCAAAAGAAACAGTGATGTATAACCAAAAAAACAGAGGACGGTATACTGTCGAAGGCTTTGAAACAGCATGAAACAAGGTTGATTTTAAGCGTCAATTTCAATATCATTTTCGGCTTATGATACAAATCCAAGATATACTCAATGCCTATAAAACGGTTCAGCCGATTGTACATAAAACTCCGCTGATGCAGTCCCATGCGCTGGATGAAAAAACGGGGAACTCGGTTTTTTTTAAGTGCGAAAATTTTCAAAAAGTGGGCGCTTTCAAAATACGCGGGGCGTATAATAAAATTGCATCGCTTTCTGCGGAACAAAAAGACAAAGGTGTAGTAGCTTTTTCCTCCGGTAATCATGCACAAGGCGTGGCCTTGGCGTCGCGCTTGCTTGGTACGACGTCCAAAATTGTCATGCCGGACAATTCGCCGAAATCTAAAATGGAAGCGACCCGCGCGTATGGTGCTGAGGTGATTGTTTACGATTTTCTCAAGGAAGATCGTGAAGCGATCGGTAAACGGATTTCCGAATCGGAGGGACGTACGTTGGTGCCGCCGTTTAACGATGAATACATCATGGCCGGTCAGGGTACGGTGAGCGTTGAATTGGCGGAGCAAATATCGGATTTGGACTATGCCTTTATTCCTTGCGGTGGCGGCGGGCTTTTATCGGGCAATGCCGTCGCACTCAAACATTTTTATCCGCACATCAAAGTGGTCGGCGTAGAGACAGACACCGCTAATGATGCGTACCAATCATTTAACAAAGGCGAAATTGTAAAAATAGCGCCGCCGCCGACGATCGCGGACGGCATGCGAACCCTCGCTCTCGGCGACAAAACCTTTCCTGTGATCCGGCGTTATGTGGATGCGATGCTCACTGTGTCGGATCACGCCGTGATTGAAGCGATGTATTGGATTTATTCACGACTCAAGATCGTTGTCGAGCCGACCGCTGCGGTACCTTTTGCTGCGGTCATGCAAAATACATTGCAATTGCGCGGAAAAAAAATCGCCGTGATACTTTCCGGCGGAAATATAGACTTGGATGATTTTTTTGAACTTCTCAAACGACAGGCCGCTTAGATTATGAACTTAGCAACGCTCCGGCAAAAATTACTTGATTCCTCTCGCCCTAAGATACTGGTGGTCGGCGATATTATTTTAGACAAATTTATTTGGGGCAGCGTTGATCGCATTTCGCCCGAAGCGCCGGTGCAGGTCGTCAATATGCGCAGAGAGACTCTGGCGCTGGGTGGCGCAGCGAATGTCGCCCACAATCTTGCGGCGATTGCTTGTGATGTTACGATGTTGGGTGTGATCGGACAGGATGCGCACGGCGCGGCGCTGAAAGAAGCGCTTGGGCAGGCCGGTATTCATTCCAGTCACGTAGTTACCGATGCGACGCGTCCTACGACCACCAAAACCCGCGTTATGGCCGGAAGCCAGCACGTCGTCCGTATTGATAACGAAGTCGCGGATGCTGTTTCGCCCGACGTTGAAAATCAAATCATCGCTTCCGTTAAAAAAATTATCGGTAACGTTGATGCAGTGATTATTTCTGATTATCAAAAAGGCGTTTTGACCGATAAAGTCTTACTCAATACGATACAGTTGGCCCGTCAAGCCGGTGTTCCGAGTATCGTGGATCCTAAACGCCGTGAATTTTCAGCGTATTCGGGCGCTACGATCATCAAGCCTAATCTCAAAGAAGCTGAAGCGGCCACGGGAAAAAAATTGACCAATGCGGACGAAGTTTTAAAAGCAGGGCGGTCCTTGGTCAATCAATATCAAACCGATGCGGTGCTGATCACACGCGGCAAGGACGGCATGATGCTCGTCGAAGCGCGCACGCATACCTCGATTGCGGCTACGGCGCGTGAAGTTTTTGATGTTACGGGTGCCGGTGATACGGTGAGCGCTTTTTTGGGAATGATGTTGGCCTCAAAAGCTACGCTTGCGGAAGCGGCCGAAGTGGCCAATCTGGCTGCCGGTGTGGCGGTGAGTCGTATGGGCACGGTGACGGTGACGCGGGAAGAAGTGCTGCATCAGATGGAGCAATCCGCGAGCGGTTCACGAAAAATCCTGACGGCCGGTGAAGCGCGTGTACTCATCGCCGGTATGCGCGGAAAAAAGAAAATCGTATTTACCAACGGTTGTTTTGACATTCTCCATGTCGGTCATATCACGTTGCTCAATCAGGCACGGGCACTCGGTGATGCGCTGGTCGTAGGACTTAATAGCGATGCTTCCGTGCGGCGACTTAAGGGCGAAAAACGCCCGATCGTTTCGGAGCAGGAACGCGCGCATATCCTTGCGGCGCTGGCATCGGTAGATTACGTCGTGTTGTTTGATGAAGATACGCCGTTGGAACTGATACGACAGATTCAGCCGGATATTTTAGTCAAAGGTTCGGACTACACCTTGGATCGCGTTGTCGGACGCGCGGAAGTGGAGTCGTATGGCGGACGGGTCGCGCTTGTTGATT is a window encoding:
- a CDS encoding threonine/serine dehydratase, giving the protein MIQIQDILNAYKTVQPIVHKTPLMQSHALDEKTGNSVFFKCENFQKVGAFKIRGAYNKIASLSAEQKDKGVVAFSSGNHAQGVALASRLLGTTSKIVMPDNSPKSKMEATRAYGAEVIVYDFLKEDREAIGKRISESEGRTLVPPFNDEYIMAGQGTVSVELAEQISDLDYAFIPCGGGGLLSGNAVALKHFYPHIKVVGVETDTANDAYQSFNKGEIVKIAPPPTIADGMRTLALGDKTFPVIRRYVDAMLTVSDHAVIEAMYWIYSRLKIVVEPTAAVPFAAVMQNTLQLRGKKIAVILSGGNIDLDDFFELLKRQAA
- the rfaE1 gene encoding D-glycero-beta-D-manno-heptose-7-phosphate kinase, whose translation is MNLATLRQKLLDSSRPKILVVGDIILDKFIWGSVDRISPEAPVQVVNMRRETLALGGAANVAHNLAAIACDVTMLGVIGQDAHGAALKEALGQAGIHSSHVVTDATRPTTTKTRVMAGSQHVVRIDNEVADAVSPDVENQIIASVKKIIGNVDAVIISDYQKGVLTDKVLLNTIQLARQAGVPSIVDPKRREFSAYSGATIIKPNLKEAEAATGKKLTNADEVLKAGRSLVNQYQTDAVLITRGKDGMMLVEARTHTSIAATAREVFDVTGAGDTVSAFLGMMLASKATLAEAAEVANLAAGVAVSRMGTVTVTREEVLHQMEQSASGSRKILTAGEARVLIAGMRGKKKIVFTNGCFDILHVGHITLLNQARALGDALVVGLNSDASVRRLKGEKRPIVSEQERAHILAALASVDYVVLFDEDTPLELIRQIQPDILVKGSDYTLDRVVGRAEVESYGGRVALVDLVVGFSTTNIVESILQAYGVKQENKTTDDKNLAHAENTMQRITSLQDRYEEKIDRIENKNKSDALNALHPKKK
- a CDS encoding imidazolonepropionase; translation: MQKNTPMTLFIQNIKEVVFFEKDLFRTANTVDIRIENGMIADITPTGTTSAPAHATILDGASYVALPGLIDSHTHTIFGGSREDEFEMKLRGATYQDIAAKGGGIKSTMHKTRAASKEELLQLGIRRCQSALGLGITTMEMKSGYGLSVEAEIKILETIRDVRQHTPLEICATFLGAHTIPPEYSQQREAYIRLVCETMIPMVTEHRLAEFCDAFCETNVFTPDETRHIFETAKKYGMKLKLHADQLTNTGGAELCAEMGAISADHLETISDKGLAALAESNVVAGLLPGCSFYLRMQYPPARKMIDMGIPVALATDFNPGSCPTQNLQLIMSIACTQMRMTPDEAIKGVTLHAARALDKAHIGNIAVGMQADMVLFDVPGYRYIPYNFGQNHVAHVIKKGRVVHSASSLGENR